Proteins encoded within one genomic window of Fusarium musae strain F31 chromosome 4, whole genome shotgun sequence:
- a CDS encoding hypothetical protein (EggNog:ENOG41), whose protein sequence is MAPGPAEKKVERSYLSSAVDSFNPWAASRSTTPTQKTKIEQETSTVATSANPDDHSTTHLYGQSLRTYPSGCPPLKVQWFHAVDVPKRKPRLSKSTQPEKPSTQPKKYNPFSSSDSKALEAEYQKLLEEVEEARTRAPGDVQMAPRKRKADVEDDTTDGLKNRERGLSDSQSTGVRVPVNEDFLFDVDIEFRELAPVYWLGPVYDVRRGTWFYHEGSNLRPCEENLAAQLEEGYLKMKPWLYPTRDRSPSGARRNLTPKASQENLHATAKGGVEQTGQTPVADGSATEPSSRGQPQPQSYRLFGTYMNSLATYHDASTAYLNTDGMLSWVTSSMYQRFAGGSYMSGVRLVRGYSEPSKNKEKDTDKDKREEKQPNAADLGLPLDEKQQKSLKRRSAPPTTRASHEDLAQNGSDNTPTQDPRRATLQRQLSSLLEGEGKTKAEKEEDIRRREEQEIQDDYNAQAGETQGREIEHLVLVTHGIGQLLSLRMESVNFVHDVNVLRKTLKSVYANSADLKALNSELGAGPGNCRVQVLPVCWRHLLDFPKKREKKGERDLGDVDDDEDECETIAARHRNTSSDIKDIGESTQGECFRTAPLSSGVEQISSLTGLPMSVSSPKVQQLFNIFHPSDPISYRLEPLISPTMSTLKPQMLPYTKRGIFGNVAPQGLTGIGAKVGQSVSGLWSSLSAGIASNLLNRSLGLSNEEVARLTASAEGTGKETGTKTANRDVPNAAEKREVTDARMKKLADSASVPDSGAGDRNPTLIDEEIETLYSNFQKNRTVPNKDQETTGTGTETSDDDKKARKMRKEEAKVRALNRNGRVDYSIQESVLDFNPINTIASHMAYWADEDVNHFVLSQLLSNRSSVKRNATEPPSRNEETGS, encoded by the exons ATGGCACCAGGAccggccgagaagaaggtcgaGAGGTCATATCTGAGCTCCGCTGTTGATTCTTTTAATCCTTGGGCTGCTAGTCGCAGCACAACTCCAACTCAAAAAACAAAGATTGAGCAGGAAACGTCAACCGTTGCAACCTCAGCGAACCCTGATGATCATAGCACAACCCACCTTTATGGGCAAAGCCTTCGAACATATCCCTCAGGATGCCCTCCTCTAAAAGTTCAGTGGTTTCATGCCGTGGATGTTCCCAAGCGGAAACCTCGCCTCAGCAAATCCACACAGCCCGAAAAGCCTTCGACACAACCAAAGAAGTACAACccgttttcttcttcagattCCAAGGCTTTAGAAGCTGAGTatcagaagcttctcgaggaAGTAGAGGAGGCCCGGACTCGAGCACCTGGAGATGTGCAGATGGCCCCGAGAAAGCGCAAAgccgatgttgaagatgacacCACAGACGGACTTAAAAACCGCGAACGCGGGCTGTCTGACTCGCAGTCAACTGGAGTCCGTGTTCCTGTGAATGAAGACTTCTTATTCGACGTAGACATTGAATTCCGGGAATTGGCTCCTGTATATTGGCTTGGCCCAGTTTATGATG TACGCAGAGGGACATGGTTTTACCACGAAGGCTCTAACTTGCGCCCTTGCGAAGAGAATCTAGCCGCTCAGCTGGAGGAG GGCTACCTTAAGATGAAGCCATGGCTATATCCCA CAAGAGACCGCAGTCCATCAGGAGCTAGAAGGAACCTCACACCTAAAGCTTCGCAAGAGAACCTACATGCAACAGCTAAGGGTGGAGTCGAGCAAACTGGTCAGACGCCAGTTGCTGATGGCTCTGCAACTGAACCATCTTCTCGTGGTCAACCTCAGCCCCAGTCATACCGATTATTTGGAACATACATGAACAGTCTGGCCACATACCATGATGCAAGCACTGCCTATCTAAATACGGATGGTATGCTTTCTTGGGTGACTTCTTCTATGTATCAAAGGTTCGCTGGTGGGAGTTACATGAGCGGAGTGAGACTGGTTCGTGGCTATTCAGAACCCAGCaagaataaagaaaaagacaccgacaaagacaagagggaagagaagcaACCCAACGCAGCTGACTTGGGTCTTCCACTGGACGAAAAACAACAAAAGAGTCTGAAGCGAAGATCAGCTCCGCCCACTACTCGTGCTTCACATGAAGACCTTGCTCAGAATGGCAGCGACAATACTCCGACCCAAGACCCTCGACGTGCAACACTTCAACGCCAGCTTTCTTCCCTTCTTGAGGGAGAAGGAAAGACAAAGGccgaaaaggaagaagacataCGGCGACGTGAAGAGCAAGAGATACAAGACGATTACAATGCACAGGCCGGCGAAACTCAAGGACGGGAAATCGAGCATCTGGTGCTTGTCACACATGGTATAGGCCAGCTCCTTAGTTTACG AATGGAGAGTGTCAATTTTGTTCACGATGTCAACGTCCTCCGCAAGACACTCAAGTCAGTGTATGCCAACTCAGCAGATCTGAAAGCATTGAACTCGGAACTTGGGGCTGGACCTGGTAACTGCAGGGTACAGGTGCTTCCCGTGTGCTGGAGACATCTGCTAGACTTTCCCAAGAAAcgtgagaagaagggagagcGTGACCTGGGAGACgtagatgatgacgaggatgagtgTGA AACAATAGCGGCCAGACATCGCAACACATCATCCGACATCAAAGATATCGGGGAAAGTACGCAAGGAGAATGTTTCCGAACCGCACCGCTTTCTTCAGGAGTAGAGCAGATATCCTCCTTGACTGGTCTTCCTATGTCTGTCTCATCACCAAAGGTTCAGCAGCTCTTTAACATCTTCCACCCATCTGATCCAATTAGTTACCGACTAGAGCCGCTGATATCTCCGACCATGTCTACACTCAAGCCCCAAATGTTGCCATACACGAAAAGAGGAATATTCGGCAATGTCGCCCCGCAGGGATTGACAGGAATCGGAGCAAAAGTCGGACAGAGTGTTAGCGGACTGTGGTCAAGCCTTAGTGCGGGCATCGCTAGTAACCTGCTCAATCGATCACTTGGTTTGAGTAACGAAGAGGTTGCACGGCTTACCGCCAGCGCTGAAGGCACAGGCAAAGAAACAGGAACCAAGACAGCAAACCGAGACGTACCAAATGCTGCAGAGAAACGGGAAGTCACAGATGCACGTATGAAGAAGCTCGCGGACTCTGCGTCTGTGCCAGACTCCGGAGCTGGTGACCGTAACCCGACACTGATCGACGAAGAAATCGAAACCTTGTATTCCAATTTCCAGAAGAATCGTACAGTGCCAAATAAGGACCAGGAAacaacaggaacaggaacagaaACATCTGACGACGATAAGAAGGCGCGCAAAATGCGCAAGGAGGAAGCTAAAGTTCGAGCACTCAACCGTAACGGCCGAGTTGATTATAGCATTCAAGA GAGCGTCCTGGATTTCAATCCCATCAATACCATTGCATCTCACATGGCATACTGGGCTGATGAGGACGTAAACCATTTCGTTCTCTCGCAGCTGCTATCGAACAGGTCGAGTGTGAAGAGGAATGCGACCGAGCCTCCATCGAGGAACGAGGAAACTGGAAGTTAG
- the SAC6 gene encoding Fimbrin, actin-bundling protein (BUSCO:EOG0926140Q), with protein MNVLKLQRKFPQFQQNEIFSLSDAFQRLDVDDRGYLDEATAIKATQQSENQPYDVVRQALKEVELDSSRRVELEDYVSLVAKLRDSSPAQKRMSTGPTPPSAGGGVVAQRTGGHASKGSVGGKIQVQGSNANITHTINEDERTEFTRHINAVLAGDADIDSRLPFPTDTFEMFDECKDGLVLAKLINDSVPDTIDERVLNIPGRKIKNLNAFHMSENNNIVIESAKGIGCSVVNIGAGDIIEVREHLILGLIWQIIRRGLLGKIDIKLHPELYRLLDEDETLEQFLRLPPEQILLRWFNYHLKAANWPRTVKNFSSDVKDGENYSILLAQIGPEYGVTRAPLQKQDLRERAEAVLQEADKLGCRKFLTPKSLVAGNPKLNLAFIANLFNNHPALDPITEEEKLEVEDFDAEGEREARVFTLWLNSLDVQPAVVSFFDDLRDGSILLQAYEKVIPGSVNPRHVNKRPAHGGEMSRFKAVENTNYAIELGKQNGFSLVGIQGADITDGQRTLTLGLVWQLMRKDITVTLSSLAQKLGKREITDSEMVRWANDMSRKGGRNSSIRSFKDPSIGSGIFLLDVLNGMKSSYVDYDLVTSGQTDEDAYLNAKLSISIARKLGATIWLVPEDICQVRSRLITTFIGSLMATHERM; from the exons ATGAACGTTTTGAAACTTCAGAG GAAGTTTCCTCAATTCCAACAGAACGAAATCTTCAGCTTGTCCGATGCCTTTCAGCGGCTTGATGTCGACGATAGAGGATACCTTGACGAAGCTACCGCTATCAAGGCAACCCAGCAGAGCGAAAATCAGCCCTACGATGTTGTGCGCCAGGCGTTGAAGGAAGTCGAGCTTGACTCTTCGCGACGCGTTGAGCTCGAGGATTATGTTAGC CTCGTTGCCAAACTTCGCGATTCATCGCCCGCTCAGAAACGCATGTCCACGGGACCAACTCCTCCCTCTGcaggtggtggtgttgtcgCGCAACGTACTGGCGGTCATGCTTCCAAGGGTAGCGTGGGCGGAAAGATCCAGGTCCAGGGCTCTAATGCCAACATCACTCACACCATTAATGAGGATGAACGCACCGAATTTACCCGTCACATCAATGCCGTGCTGGCTGGCGATGCTGATATTGATAGTCGCCTCCCCTTCCCTACCGACACTTTCGAAATGTTCGACGAGTGCAAGGATGGCTTGGTTTtagccaagctcatcaacgacaGCGTTCCCGATACAATTGATGAGCGTGTCCTTAACATACCCGGCCggaagatcaagaacctcaatgCTTTCCACATGAGTGAGAACAACAACATTGTCATCGAGTCTGCCAAAGGTATCGGCTGTTCTGTTGTTAAcattggtgctggtgatATCATTGAGGTTCGAGAACATCTTATTTTAGGTCTCATCTGGCAGATCATTCGACGAGGATTGCTAGGAAAGATCGATATCAAGCTCCATCCTGAGCTTTATAGACTgcttgatgaggacgagacaCTTGAGCAGTTTCTCCGCTTGCCCCCTGAGCAAATTCTCCTCCGATGGTTCAATTACCATCTGAAAGCTGCTAACTGGCCCCGCAC CGTCAAGAACTTCTCCTCTGATGTTAAGGATGGTGAAAATTATTCGATTCTGTTGGCGCAAATTGGTCCCGAGTATGGCGTTACCCGTGCGCCTTTACAAAAGCAGGACCTACGTGAGCGAGCTGAGGCAGTTCTACAAGAAGCAGACAAGCTGGGATGCCGCAAATTCTTGACACCGAAGTCACTCGTTGCCGGTAATCCCAAGCTTAACCTAGCATTCATCGCCAATTTATTCAATAACCATCCCGCCCTTGACCCCATCacggaggaagagaaactCGAGGTTGAAGATTTCGATGCGGAGGGCGAACGCGAGGCTCGAGTCTTTACATTGTGGCTGAACAGCCTGGATGTCCAACCTGCAGTTGTCTCGTTCTTTGATGACCTTAGGGATGGCAGTATCCTCCTTCAGGCTTACGAGAAGGTCATCCCGGGCTCTGTCAACCCCCGTCACGTCAACAAGAGACCAGCGCATGGAGGTGAGATGTCGAGATTCAAGGCCGTCGAAAACACCAATTACGCGATTGAGCTTGGAAAGCAAAACGGGTTTTCGCTAGTTGGCATCCAAGGCGCTGACATTACTGATGGACAAAGGACCTTGACTCTGGGCCTTGTGTGGCAACTCATGCGCAAGGACATCACCGTCACTCTATCTTCACTGGCTCAGAAGCTTGGTAAGCGAGAAATCACCGACTCTGAGATGGTGCGATGGGCAAACGATATGTCGCGAAAGGGCGGCAGGAATTCTTCCATCCGCTCTTTCAAGGATCCTTCAATCGGATCTggcatcttcctcctggATGTTCTGAATGGAATGAAGAGCAGCTATGTTGATTACGATCTTGTTACATCTGGACAGACTGACGAGGACGCTTACTTGAACGCCAAGTTGAGTATCAGCATTGCTCGAAAGCTCGGTGCGACCATTTGGCTAGTTCCCGAAGATATCTGCCAAGTCCGCAGCCgcctcatcaccaccttCATTG GTTCTCTTATGGCTACGCACGAAAGGATGTAG
- a CDS encoding hypothetical protein (EggNog:ENOG41), with protein MTIDGPSPGPGSETPSEEDYDENVRPTLTEPSGVRHRYAHRVQPRPETISLSGTEFEKLQKEPGLRFKRRDSGIHLVLDEDNSLQRLLKTSSEWSQESTGPKQRRRKFADLVFTSQFSAFDRHSPSASNSPFHGFYTLFWLAVTLFVFKISVQNWQVYGNPLGTNEIVQTMFHRDVVVLLLSDGIMCALTAVTWIIQRLVSANYINWDGAGWVIQNMWQTAFLAGVVGLTLWRDWPWTHTVFFVLHGIVMLMKQHSYAFYNGHLSTVYKQRSKIMKKLRQLDLVDPAMTPSQTEPPASAISTQHLSVTPSAEERRKSISAQPGQEESDIDKISRAIASHQPLDDEQVALFERIMKWEVDAMTDELKGTGATIDKAYPNNLSFIDHYKWIPLPTLVYEIEYPRSDSIDWSYVLEKFTAMFGVLFVMVQVSQHSIYPAVMKTIEMKENGVPLAGRFQEFPGLLLDLIFPFMMEYLLVWYLIWETILNILAELTYFADRNFYDAWWNSVSWDQFARDWNRPVHVFLLRHVYHSSISSLKVNKHTATLITFFLSACVHELVMWCLFKKLRGYLLFLQMCQLP; from the exons ATGACAATTGATGGGCCCAGCCCAGGACCTGGCTCTGAAACACCAAGTGAAGAGGATTACGACGAGAATGTTCGACCGACCCTGACAGAGCCATCAGGTGTCCGGCATCGTTATGCCCATCGCGTCCAGCCTCGACCAGAAACCATATCCCTGTCCGGCACTGAGTTTGAAAAACTGCAAAAAGAGCCTGGGTTGCGCTTCAAGCGTCGTGACTCGGGTATCCATCTTGTTCTAGACGAGGACAATAGCCTGCAACGACTACTTAAAACTAGCTCAGAGTGGTCACAAGAATCGACCGGCCCAAAGCAGAGACGGCGAAAGTTTGCCGATCTTGTCTTCACTAGCCAATTCTCAGCCTTTGACCGTCATAGCCCCTCAGCGTCGAACAGTCCGTTTCATGGGTTTTATACGTTGTTTTGGCTCGCCGTTACTCTTTTCGTCTTCAAAATCTCGGTCCAGAACTGGCAAGTCTACGGAAACCCCCTGGGGACGAACGAAATCGTGCAGACTATGTTCCATCGAGATG TTGTCGTCCTGCTTCTCTCGGATGGCATCATGTGTGCCCTCACAGCAGTGACTTGGATCATCCAGCGGCTTGTTTCTGCCAACTACATCAACTGGGATGGTGCTGGATGGGTTATACAGAAT ATGTGGCAAACGGCCTTTCTGGCTGGCGTAGTTGGCCTGACTCTCTGGCGTGACTGGCCATGGACTCATACTGTGTTTTTTGTCCTTCATGGCATCGTCATGCTGATGAAGCAGCACTCCTACGCCTTCTACAACGGTCACTTATCGACAGTCTACAAACAGCGTTCCAAGATAATGAAGAAGCTTAGGCAACTAGACCTAGTTGATCCAGCCATGACCCCATCGCAGACTGAACCCCCGGCATCAGCCATATCAACACAACATCTTAGTGTTACTCCTTCGGCCGAAGAGCGCCGAAAGTCCATCTCTGCGCAACCTGGCCAGGAAGAAAGTGATATAGATAAGATTTCACGAGCCATTGCTTCTCACCAGCCCTTGGACGACGAGCAAGTTGCTCTCTTTGAGCGCATCATGAAGTGGGAGGTGGATGCAATGACCGATGAACTCAAGGGAACAGGAGCGACCATAGACAAAGCTTACCCCAACAACCTGTCTTTCATCGATCACTACAAATGGATCCCTCTGCCAACTCTTGTTTATGAGATAGAATACCCACGATCCGATTCTATCGACTGGTCGTACGTATTGGAGAAGTTTACTGCAATGTTTGGGGTCCTGTTTGTGATGGTTCAGGTCTCACAGCACTCTATTT ATCCCGCCGTCATGAAGACcattgagatgaaggagaatgGCGTACCACTGGCTGGGAGATTTCAGGAGTTTCCCGGGTTGCTTCTCGATCTGATCTTCCCTTTCATGATGGAGTATCTG CTTGTCTGGTATCTCATTTGGGAAACTATCCTGAACATACTGGCTGAGTTGACATATTTTGCCGATCGGAACTTTTATGATGCTTGGTGGAACAGCG TCTCTTGGGATCAGTTCGCCCGGGACTGGAATCGACCTGTTCACGTTTTTCTTCTCCGCCACGTCTATCATAGCTCTATATCATCTCTGAAAGTCAACAAGCACACGGCCACACTGATTACATTCTTTCTTTCAGCTTGCGTCCACGAATTGGTCATGTGGTGTCTGTTTAAGAAGCTAAGAGGCTATCTCCTGTTCCTTCAGATGTGCCAACTACCA TGA
- a CDS encoding hypothetical protein (EggNog:ENOG41) translates to MSRGGTTLYVTGFSHGTRARDLAYEFERFAFVEYEDRRDADDAYHEMHNKRIGRDDILKIEWARTPPSASWRFESGRDRDRRGGARSPRRGRSPSPRRSTRDYSPRKDDRRDRDRDYDRESRRDRDRSRSPDHRDRERDSKDDRDDRDRRENGTNGDDRKALDSPPPAHDDLDVAE, encoded by the exons ATGTCTCGCGGCGGCACCACTCTCTACGTGACCGGCTTTAGCCACGGCACCCGCGCTCGCGACCTCGCCTACGAGTTCGAACG CTTCGCTTTTGTTGAGTACGAGGACCGtcgtgatgctgatgatgcctACCATGAGATGCACAACAAGCGCATCGGTCGCGATGACATTTTGAAGATTGAG TGGGCTCGTACCCCTCCTTCTGCCTCATGGCGCTTCGAATCTGGACGCGACCGTGACCGACGTGGTGGTGCTCGCTCCCCTCGACGTGGACGCTCTCCTTCTCCCCGCCGCAGCACTCGCGATTATTCTCCTCGCAAGGACGACCGCAGGGACCGTGACCGAGACTATGACCGCGAGAGCCGACGTGACAGAGATCGCTCTCGCAGCCCTGACCATCG GGACCGTGAGCGTGACTCCAAGGATGACCGTGATGATCGTGACCGACGGGAGAACGGTACGAATGGTGACGATCGCAAGG CTCTGGACAgtcctcctcctgctcaCGACGATCTTGATGTTGCCGAGTAG
- a CDS encoding hypothetical protein (EggNog:ENOG41) gives MDSKYKLFKGNGQTVVDLIAVERTRPNGRVIGIDLIPAQPPRGVATFQGDFLSPVVQEMVKNFILESHQNPPIGQETEKSDISVTDEGITVDRPSYLDMERHTGQNEPPASGLEGPSKRIVDVVLSDMSAPWEQTTGFSVKTLSNPYHRLMNTSGNGFRDHVGSMVGAPESYHK, from the exons ATGGACTCCAAGTACAAGCTGTTCAAAGGCAATGGGCAGACAGTGGTTGACCTG ATTGCCGTGGAAAGGACGAGACCGAATGGCCGGGTCATCGGTATCGACCTCATCCCAGCCCAGCCGCCTCGTGGTGTAGCTACATTCCAGGGCGATTTTCTCTCGCCAGTTGTTCAGGAGATGGTCAAAAATTTCATTCTTGAAAGCCATCAGAACCCACCTATTGGTCAGGAAACTGAGAAATCCGACATCTCTGTCACAGACGAAGGAATCACGGTCGACCGCCCTAGCTATCTCGACATGGAGCGACACACGGGGCAAAACGAGCCACCAGCATCTGGACTAGAAGGACCAAGCAAGCGCATCGTCGAT GTTGTTTTGAGTGACATGTCAGCACCCTGGGAGCAAACCACCGGCTTTAGCGTGAAGACATTGAGTAATCCCTATCATAGGTTGATGAACACGAGCGGAAACGGCTTCCGTGACCATGTGGGCAGTATGGTAGGGGCTCCTGAATCATATCACAAGTAA
- a CDS encoding hypothetical protein (EggNog:ENOG41~BUSCO:EOG09264R0D), whose product MRFLRSLLSLAVIATGVAAAKKSSAERFDEFHAKQSSTPLKLKESTYKTLTSTPRDYSVAVLLTAADARFSCQLCREFQPEWDLLGKSWAKGDKAGNSRLIFGTLDFVDGREIFMSLGLQTAPVLLLFQPTVGPHAAQKPEPLRYDFSAGPPTAEKVHSWLARQLPDRPHPAVKRPFNYAGWAITITIVLGVVTAGVVAWPYVSHILQSRNLWAALSLMTILLFTSGHMFNHIRKVPYVTGDGRGGVNYIASGFQNQLGLETQVVAAIYGVLSFCAISLAIKVPRIAEAKSQQVAVIAFGGGLFLVNSFLLSVFRVKNPGYPFSLPPFM is encoded by the exons ATGCGTTTCCTACGCTCACTTCTCTCCCTTGCCGTTATTGCGACGGGCGTGGCAGCCGCCAAAAAGTCCTCCGCTGAGCGGTTCGATGAATTCCATGCCAAACAGAGCTCGACACCGCTCAAGCTGAAGGAATCGACTTATAAAACACTGACCTCTACACCAAGAGACTACAGCGTTGCTGTGCTCCTCACCGCTGCCGATGCCCGGTTTTCTTGCCAGCTCTGCCGCGAGTTCCAACCTGAATGGGACTTGCTGGGCAAGAGTTGGGCCAAGGGTGACAAGGCCGGCAACTCACGACTGATTTTTGGCACTCTGGACTTTGTTGATGGCAGAGAGATTTTTATGTCG CTTGGCCTTCAAACTGCCCCTGTCCTCCTCTTATTCCAGCCCACCGTCGGTCCCCATGCTGCTCAAAAGCCAGAGCCACTGCGATACGACTTCAGTGCCGG ACCCCCAACTGCCGAAAAGGTTCACTCCTGGCTGGCTCGTCAGCTGCCCGACCGACCTCATCCTGCTGTCAAGCGACCTTTCAACTATGCGGGTTGGGCGATCACCATAACTATTGTCCTTGGAGTTGTTACTGCAGGTGTCGTGGCTTGGCCGTATGTCTCTCACATTCTGCAGAGCCGCAACCTCTGGGCAGCATTGTCCCTGATGACCATTCTCTTATTCACCAGCGGACACATGTTCAACCATATCCGCAAGGTTCCCTATGTTACTGGTGACGGACGTGGTGGAGTTAACTACATCGCGAGCGGTTTCCAGAACCAACTCGGCTTGGAAACACAAGTGGTGGCAGCAATTT ACGGTGTCCTATCCTTTTGCGCGATCTCCCTCGCTATCAAGGTGCCACGAATTGCTGAAGCCAAGTCTCAACAAGTCGCAGTCATTGCTTTCGGTGGCGGCCTGTTCCTTGTCAACAGCTTCCTGTTGAGCGTTTTCCGTGTCAAGAACCCTGGCTATCCATTCTCTCTGCCGCCCTTCATGTGA
- the CPC2 gene encoding cross-pathway control WD-repeat protein cpc2 (BUSCO:EOG092636T6) translates to MAEQLILKGTLEGHNGWVTSLATSMENPNMLLSASRDKTLIIWNLTRDETQYGYPKRSLHGHSHIVSDCVISSDGAYALSASWDKTLRLWELASGTTTRRFVGHTNDVLSVSFSADNRQIVSGSRDRTIKLWNTLGDCKYTITEKGHTEWASCVRFSPNPQNPVIVSAGWDKLVKVWELSTCKLQTDHIGHTGYINTVTISPDGSLCASGGKDGTTMLWDLNESKHLYSLNANDEIHALVFSPNRYWLCAATASSIIIFDLEKKSKVDELKPEFPAVGKKSREPECVSLAWSADGQTLFAGYTDNIIRAWGVMSRA, encoded by the exons ATGGCCGAACAATTGATCCTGAAGGGCACTCTCGAGGGCCAC AATGGCTGGGTGACCAGTCTGGCTACCTCTATGGAGAA CCCCAACATGCTCCTGTCTGCCTCCCGAGACAAGACCCTGATCATCTGGAACCTCACTCGCGATGAGACCCAGTACGGCTACCCCAAGCGATCTCTCCACGGCCACTCTCACATCGTCTCCGACTGT GTCATCTCCTCTGACGGTGCCTACGCTCTGTCTGCCTCTTGGGACAAGACTCTGCGTCTCTGGGAGCTTGCCAGCGGTACTACCACTCGACGATTCGTCGGCCACACCAACGATGTCCTCTCCGTCAGCTTCTCTGCCGACAACCGCCAGATCGTCTCTGGTTCTCGCGATCGAACCATCAAGCTCTGGAACACTCTTGGTGACTGCAAGTACACCATCACCGAGAAGGGCCACACTGAGTGGGCTTCTTGCGTCCGCTTCAGCCCCAACCCTCAGAACCCTGTCATTGTCTCCGCCGGCTGGGACAAGCTCGTCAAG GTTTGGGAGCTCTCCACCTGCAAGCTCCAGACTGACCACATCGGTCACACCGGTTACATCAACACTGTCACTATCTCCCCCGACGGTTCTCTGTGCGCCTCCGGTGGCAAGGACGGTACCACCATGCTCTGGGATCTTAACGAGTCCAAGCACCTCTACTCTCTCAACGCCAACGACGAGATCCACGCCCTTGTCTTCTCCCCCAACAGATACTGGCTGTGCGCTGCCACTgccagcagcatcatcatcttcgaccttgagaagaagagcaaggttgatgagctcaagcctgAGTTCCCCGCTGTCGGCAAGAAGAGCCGAGAGCCTGAGTGTGTCAGCTTGGCTTGGTCTGCTGATGGCCAGACTCTGTTCGCTGGCTACACTGACAACATCATCCGTGCCTGGGGTGTCATGTCGAGGGCATAA
- a CDS encoding hypothetical protein (EggNog:ENOG41), with translation MTPKRSLSPAEDQQPNPKRPRFEDLESVTMQIEDEESRSIESSVPNPHYQARTGLQRSIAMVLNHDGFLGASPEAMESFTGMVETYLEGMIEAAKTLALAARREHPIPTDFEHALRRHNVSVSSLKPHLKPPVSKTQLFPGYVDILPEDLDAYTTLPLLGEELSGQADKDEKDYVPSSFPDFPSKHTYKFTPQEDTSIRDSKKIREEAARTAQQGEDALRRLVRASKMRKQKEVKNLVERDPHGKERFRLWESTMKRFMATEGRGENTDQMEIADHSMIVNSEALFSRKEVPKAGKRSAALAKKSA, from the exons ATGACGCCCAAACGAAGTCTATCGCCTGCCGAGGACCAACAGCCCAACCCGAAACGCCCTCGCTTTGAAGACTTGGAAAGCGTCACGATGCagatcgaggatgaagagtctCGCTCGATTGAATCCTCAGTACCGAATCCGCATTATCAAGCTAGAACGGGACTTCAGCGTTCGATCGCAATGGTTCTCAACCACGATGGGTTCCTGGGAGCAAGCCCCGAGGCAATGGAGAGCTTCACAGGGATGGTAGAGACGT ATCTGGAGGGCATGATTGAAGCTGCCAAAACCCTCGCACTCGCTGCCCGCCGCGAGCATCCTATCCCGACCGACTTCGAGCATGCGCTACGACGGCACAATGTTAGCGTCTCCTCGCTGAAACCGCACCTGAAGCCCCCTGTCTCAAAAACACAACTATTTCCCGGTTATGTCGATATACTACCCGAGGACCTCGATGCATACACGACCCTACCCCTTCTGGGCGAAGAGCTCAGTGGACAAGCAGacaaagatgagaaagattatgttccttcttcctttcccgACTTTCCCAGCAAACACACGTACAAGTTCACTCCTCAGGAGGATACTAGTATTCGAGACTCGAAGAAAATACGAGAGGAAGCCGCAAGGACGGCCCAGCAGGGTGAGGATGCTCTAAGACGACTAGTCCGCGCATCCAAAATGCGCAAGCAGAAAGAGGTCAAGAATTTAGTTGAGCGTGATCCACATGGCAAAGAGCGATTTCGCCTATGGGAATCAACGATGAAGAGATTTATGGCAACTGAGGGTAGAGGAGAGAACACCGATCAGATGGAGATCGCCGACCACAGCATGATCGTCAACAGCGAGGCGTTGTTCTCGCGTAAGGAGGTTCCCAAGGCTGGTAAACGTTCAGCTGCCTTGGCAAAAAAGTCGGCATGA